The proteins below are encoded in one region of Paenibacillus albus:
- a CDS encoding IDEAL domain-containing protein yields the protein MDKMKVSYEVMLGLAAEMLLDEAVLKFRRDKLYQAIDEALASGDRDTFRRLTDELKSLYV from the coding sequence ATGGACAAAATGAAAGTATCGTACGAAGTGATGCTGGGGCTCGCTGCAGAAATGTTACTGGATGAAGCTGTACTCAAATTCCGTAGGGATAAGCTTTATCAAGCCATTGACGAAGCGCTTGCTTCAGGCGATCGGGATACGTTCCGTCGTTTGACTGATGAGCTGAAATCACTATACGTATAA
- a CDS encoding DUF2487 family protein, translating into MKFSDLSADGWAELAPYLDTAVLPVTGLQGTEMPHEATEALERLRDVLDLIEIPFKGRIVTYPACQYGAWSPELMKQLQLLTGNLRQVGFKYVIIVMATPAPDESQTETGADLVISLDEQAELPTAESVSDSVRQLWLGRA; encoded by the coding sequence ATGAAGTTTAGTGACTTAAGCGCAGACGGCTGGGCGGAGCTTGCCCCCTATCTGGACACGGCGGTTCTGCCTGTAACCGGTCTGCAAGGAACAGAAATGCCGCATGAAGCTACAGAGGCTCTCGAACGGCTGCGGGATGTACTCGATTTGATCGAGATTCCGTTCAAAGGAAGAATCGTTACCTACCCTGCCTGCCAATATGGCGCATGGTCGCCGGAGCTTATGAAGCAATTGCAATTATTGACCGGTAATCTGCGTCAAGTCGGGTTTAAATACGTAATCATTGTAATGGCGACTCCAGCACCTGATGAATCACAGACAGAGACAGGTGCAGACCTTGTAATCAGCCTTGATGAACAAGCTGAATTGCCTACAGCTGAGAGCGTGAGCGACTCCGTTCGACAGCTTTGGCTGGGACGAGCTTAA
- a CDS encoding ubiquinol-cytochrome c reductase iron-sulfur subunit: MSNHGKHDKANSTAKRGISRRQFLSYTLGGAGAFMAAGMSLPMIRFAVDPILQKKAAGTWIKVVEANKLTNEPQEFKFKIHQVDGWYVSDPELTAWISKDDSGKAFALSPVCKHLGCTIGWNTEKNNEYVCPCHGAHYTKDGKNLVVAPKPLDEYDLKIENDWVYLGPVKANTRVK; the protein is encoded by the coding sequence ATGAGTAACCATGGAAAACATGATAAAGCGAATAGCACGGCTAAACGCGGCATATCACGACGTCAGTTTTTGTCGTATACGCTCGGCGGCGCAGGCGCATTCATGGCTGCAGGCATGTCACTACCGATGATCCGTTTCGCGGTTGATCCGATTCTGCAAAAGAAAGCAGCCGGAACATGGATTAAAGTAGTTGAAGCAAACAAACTTACGAATGAACCTCAAGAATTCAAGTTCAAAATTCATCAAGTGGACGGCTGGTATGTCAGCGATCCTGAATTGACAGCTTGGATTTCCAAGGATGACAGCGGTAAAGCATTCGCATTGTCCCCGGTATGTAAGCACTTGGGTTGTACAATTGGCTGGAACACGGAGAAGAACAACGAGTACGTTTGTCCGTGCCATGGAGCACACTATACCAAGGATGGCAAAAACTTGGTCGTAGCTCCGAAGCCTCTCGACGAATACGATTTGAAGATTGAAAATGATTGGGTTTATCTAGGCCCAGTTAAAGCAAACACACGGGTGAAATAA
- the qcrB gene encoding menaquinol-cytochrome c reductase cytochrome b subunit, which produces MMKGVYNWIDERLDITPMWRDVADHEVPEHVNPAHHFSAFVYCFGGLTFFITVIQILSGMFLTMYFVPDIINAYKSVDYLQHKVAFGGIVRGMHHWGASLVIVMMFLHTLRVFFTGSYKAPREMNWVVGMLIFFIMLGLGFTGYLLPWDNKAYFATKVGIQIAESVPYIGTYIKELMQGGEIVGAETLTRFFAIHVFFLPGALLALLAAHFFMIRKQGISGPL; this is translated from the coding sequence ATGATGAAAGGTGTATACAACTGGATTGATGAACGTCTTGATATTACGCCGATGTGGAGGGACGTTGCGGACCACGAAGTTCCGGAGCACGTTAACCCTGCGCATCATTTCTCTGCATTCGTGTATTGCTTTGGCGGATTGACGTTCTTCATCACTGTAATTCAGATTTTGTCGGGTATGTTCCTGACGATGTACTTCGTACCGGATATCATTAACGCATACAAGTCGGTCGATTACCTCCAGCATAAGGTTGCATTCGGCGGTATCGTTCGCGGCATGCATCACTGGGGCGCGAGTCTTGTAATCGTAATGATGTTCCTTCATACGCTTCGCGTATTCTTTACGGGTTCCTATAAGGCGCCTCGCGAGATGAACTGGGTTGTCGGTATGTTGATTTTCTTCATCATGCTCGGACTTGGCTTCACAGGCTACCTGCTTCCTTGGGATAACAAAGCTTACTTCGCGACGAAGGTCGGTATTCAAATTGCTGAATCCGTACCGTATATCGGTACATATATCAAAGAATTGATGCAAGGCGGAGAGATCGTAGGCGCTGAAACGTTAACTCGCTTCTTCGCAATTCACGTTTTCTTCCTGCCAGGCGCGCTTCTTGCGCTTCTTGCGGCACACTTCTTTATGATCCGGAAGCAAGGTATTTCGGGACCACTATAA
- a CDS encoding menaquinol-cytochrome c reductase cytochrome b/c subunit encodes MAHGHKSNEKVVFVGDSRVRKKAKTGPSIPPDYSSYPGKSEAFIPNFLLKEWMVGVVVLVGFLVLTIAEPAPLGYPADPTNAAFIPMPDWYFLFLYQFLKLQYVSKDYVVLGTVGIPGVAFGALLLAPFLDTGKERRFYRRPITAILMFMSLISVFYLTKQSWDHYQHELKLTNTIPEHILREEKAEEAAKKAAASGGSAEAAPVDIPLVGKDDPAVQITQKAQCVACHGADLKGNESAGIPSFHGIGDEFSKEELVDIVTNGKNNMPSFKDKLTPEEIDQLTTWLSKQKKA; translated from the coding sequence ATGGCACACGGTCACAAATCGAACGAAAAAGTCGTATTCGTCGGTGATTCGCGGGTTCGTAAAAAAGCGAAGACAGGTCCGTCTATCCCTCCTGACTATTCTTCCTACCCAGGTAAGTCGGAAGCATTCATTCCGAACTTCCTGCTGAAAGAATGGATGGTAGGTGTTGTTGTACTCGTCGGTTTCCTAGTTCTGACGATTGCAGAACCGGCTCCGCTTGGTTACCCTGCAGATCCTACGAATGCTGCGTTTATTCCGATGCCGGACTGGTACTTCCTGTTCCTGTATCAATTTTTGAAATTGCAATACGTATCCAAGGACTACGTTGTTCTCGGTACGGTCGGTATTCCAGGCGTTGCTTTCGGCGCGCTTCTATTGGCTCCATTCCTGGATACAGGCAAAGAACGTCGTTTCTACAGACGTCCAATTACAGCGATTCTGATGTTCATGTCGCTTATCTCTGTCTTCTATCTGACGAAGCAATCGTGGGATCACTACCAGCACGAGCTGAAACTGACGAACACGATTCCTGAGCATATCCTTCGTGAAGAGAAAGCAGAGGAAGCTGCGAAGAAAGCGGCTGCATCCGGCGGCAGCGCCGAAGCAGCACCGGTTGATATTCCGCTCGTGGGTAAAGACGATCCTGCTGTTCAAATTACTCAGAAAGCACAGTGCGTAGCATGTCACGGTGCGGATCTTAAAGGTAATGAAAGTGCAGGCATTCCATCTTTCCACGGCATCGGCGACGAATTCTCGAAAGAAGAGCTTGTTGATATCGTAACTAACGGTAAAAACAACATGCCTTCGTTCAAGGACAAGCTGACTCCAGAGGAAATCGATCAGCTGACAACTTGGCTGTCTAAGCAGAAAAAAGCATAG
- a CDS encoding DUF1405 domain-containing protein, which translates to MLWMLFWINAAGTIYGYIWYGQQIEYTLQNQSLWQVIFVPDSPTASLFFTFSLLFLLYPRLSKPSPIYIGARTIIEALGVVTSIKYGFWAVTMILAGSAQGDHLQWQHYMLMVSHLGMAIEALLFIRFFVFGRFAAFLALVWLLLNDTIDYTYYVFPWLPDELENNIGAIQSFTMGLSVISLLLTWLFISFRKV; encoded by the coding sequence ATGCTTTGGATGCTGTTCTGGATTAACGCGGCAGGTACGATATACGGATACATATGGTACGGCCAGCAAATTGAATATACGCTTCAAAACCAGTCGTTGTGGCAAGTTATTTTCGTGCCGGACAGTCCGACAGCAAGCCTGTTCTTCACCTTCTCGCTGCTGTTTTTGCTTTACCCTCGGCTATCGAAGCCAAGCCCGATCTATATCGGTGCCCGCACCATTATTGAAGCGTTGGGCGTCGTAACTTCAATTAAATACGGATTCTGGGCAGTCACAATGATCTTGGCAGGCAGCGCGCAAGGTGATCACCTGCAATGGCAGCATTATATGCTTATGGTCTCGCATCTTGGTATGGCAATTGAAGCGCTGCTGTTCATCCGTTTCTTCGTGTTTGGCCGCTTTGCTGCATTTCTGGCACTTGTGTGGCTGCTGCTCAATGATACGATTGATTACACCTACTACGTATTTCCGTGGCTTCCCGATGAGCTGGAGAACAATATAGGAGCGATTCAATCGTTTACGATGGGTCTTTCTGTTATTAGCCTGCTGCTCACGTGGCTGTTTATATCGTTTAGGAAGGTCTAA
- a CDS encoding sporulation protein YpjB — protein sequence MRPSSLFALLCSAVIIGVLAMGSFASLAAAAAPTPAALNTAPDKLGSSPLSKLSQLTDQLYTAANDANRQVVYTLLQRIEGLSAYDAIRSHGTEAGWAAFDQTVKQMKQEVSEKGTSQHWYLEAAKLKLASDALYRPTVPLWLQYEGVLKDDENRIKVAWQSQIEGHNAAARVNLDIYRDHMDRFEIAALMQRDETQIKGLKDQITYTERILAAVDGGTVKPQEVLYALDGLDAASSRLFRLSDGQPALAEAIPPGTTIGEYRRGSGQIVEMFIAAFVMAVLGFAGWRKYSQYRDVGEPVSRNKFK from the coding sequence ATGAGACCATCATCGTTGTTCGCACTGCTCTGCAGTGCAGTGATTATTGGAGTATTGGCGATGGGCAGCTTTGCTTCGCTGGCTGCAGCTGCGGCACCGACTCCCGCTGCCTTGAATACGGCGCCGGACAAGCTGGGCAGCAGCCCTTTATCGAAGCTAAGTCAGTTGACGGATCAGCTCTATACGGCGGCAAACGATGCTAACCGTCAAGTCGTTTACACTTTGTTGCAGCGGATCGAAGGGTTGAGCGCATACGATGCTATCCGCAGTCATGGTACGGAAGCGGGCTGGGCTGCATTCGATCAGACCGTGAAGCAGATGAAGCAGGAGGTCTCCGAGAAAGGGACGAGCCAGCACTGGTACCTGGAGGCAGCGAAGCTCAAGCTCGCGAGCGATGCGCTCTATCGTCCGACAGTACCGCTTTGGTTGCAATATGAAGGTGTGCTGAAGGATGACGAGAATCGCATTAAAGTAGCATGGCAATCTCAGATTGAAGGTCACAATGCAGCAGCAAGAGTGAACCTGGATATCTATCGCGATCATATGGATCGTTTCGAAATAGCAGCGCTTATGCAGCGGGATGAGACTCAGATCAAAGGGCTGAAGGATCAAATTACGTATACAGAGCGGATCTTGGCAGCGGTAGATGGGGGAACGGTGAAGCCTCAAGAGGTGCTGTATGCACTGGATGGGCTTGACGCAGCGTCAAGCCGGCTGTTCCGTCTCTCGGATGGGCAGCCAGCTTTAGCCGAAGCGATACCGCCTGGAACGACAATCGGTGAATATCGCAGAGGAAGCGGTCAAATCGTAGAGATGTTCATTGCTGCTTTTGTAATGGCGGTGCTTGGGTTTGCGGGCTGGCGCAAGTACAGCCAATACCGTGATGTTGGTGAACCGGTGTCACGCAATAAGTTCAAATGA
- a CDS encoding YitT family protein has translation MKTNLSQLLRTLPLVMLGTAIYAFGLQYFVIPNQLMEGGVTGVGILLNYALGWPLSITTLVLNIPLYFLGWKVLGRSHTGYTIFGSVSLSVFLALMEKLISAGWIEPFRTSNDYILAVLYAGVTLGSGLGIVFRYGGTTGGVDIIARIAAKLKGWSMGQFILASDIVVIGLSLLYIPKEKVLYTLVAVFIASKLIDFIQEGAYAAKAFSVVTDHGDEMGKLINQTMDRGVTLYPARGAYSGKNKEVVYCVVARHEIRQLKTIIRSIDPLAFIIITDVHEVLGEGFKEE, from the coding sequence ATGAAAACCAATCTCTCTCAGCTCCTGCGCACGCTTCCGCTGGTCATGCTGGGAACAGCCATCTATGCGTTTGGCTTGCAGTACTTCGTTATTCCGAATCAACTCATGGAAGGCGGCGTAACAGGGGTCGGGATTCTGCTGAACTACGCGCTCGGCTGGCCGTTATCTATCACCACACTCGTGCTTAATATTCCGCTGTACTTTCTTGGCTGGAAGGTGCTCGGACGATCACATACTGGTTATACGATATTCGGCTCCGTATCACTCTCCGTATTCCTTGCTTTAATGGAGAAACTCATCTCCGCAGGCTGGATTGAGCCGTTCCGCACCTCTAACGATTACATACTTGCTGTACTATATGCCGGAGTGACGCTCGGCAGTGGACTTGGTATCGTCTTTCGATATGGCGGAACGACTGGCGGAGTTGATATTATCGCCCGCATTGCCGCTAAGCTGAAAGGCTGGAGCATGGGTCAATTCATCCTTGCATCCGACATCGTCGTCATCGGACTCTCCCTGCTGTATATCCCGAAGGAGAAAGTATTGTACACGCTCGTTGCCGTCTTTATAGCGTCCAAGCTGATAGACTTCATTCAAGAAGGTGCATACGCAGCGAAAGCCTTCTCAGTGGTGACAGATCACGGCGATGAGATGGGCAAGCTTATTAACCAAACGATGGACCGCGGCGTGACACTCTATCCAGCTAGAGGCGCATATTCCGGAAAAAATAAAGAGGTCGTATACTGCGTCGTTGCCCGCCATGAAATCCGGCAGCTCAAAACGATTATTCGCAGTATCGACCCGCTTGCTTTTATCATTATTACCGACGTGCACGAGGTGCTCGGCGAAGGCTTTAAGGAAGAATAG
- a CDS encoding nucleotide pyrophosphohydrolase has product MADLQREVDAYISQFKEGYFSPLSMLARMSEEVGELAREVNHHYGEKPKKADEADNSIEMELGDILFIVICFANSLGIDLAEAHDRVMNKFNTRDADRWTRKNVEP; this is encoded by the coding sequence ATGGCAGATCTTCAGCGAGAGGTTGACGCTTATATTTCGCAGTTTAAGGAAGGCTATTTCAGCCCATTATCGATGCTTGCGAGAATGAGCGAGGAAGTAGGCGAACTCGCGCGAGAAGTGAACCACCATTATGGCGAGAAGCCTAAGAAAGCGGATGAGGCCGATAACTCCATCGAGATGGAGCTTGGAGATATTCTATTTATCGTCATCTGCTTCGCTAATTCATTAGGCATTGATCTAGCTGAAGCGCATGACCGTGTTATGAATAAATTTAATACCCGGGATGCAGACCGCTGGACGCGAAAAAACGTCGAACCGTAA
- a CDS encoding tetratricopeptide repeat protein, with product MDVDSSIKKAYEAILSGDFEQAILHFDEAIALEPTNGAAYYKCSITCARSGKWQKALALAEQAVSLSPEHMEYQFHLENVKAKALVIEAESILSNSPARTEDALELLHEASRLDPLNIEALLMLGAAYATLNRYDEAAACARDAVRLEPEHSAARRLFADMNRRSRTLRAKSGRTKRRRNR from the coding sequence ATGGACGTAGATAGCAGCATTAAGAAAGCTTACGAAGCCATCCTAAGCGGCGATTTTGAACAGGCAATCCTACACTTCGATGAGGCGATTGCGCTGGAACCAACGAATGGAGCGGCGTATTACAAATGCTCCATCACTTGCGCCCGCAGTGGAAAATGGCAGAAGGCGCTTGCACTTGCAGAGCAGGCCGTAAGCCTAAGTCCGGAACATATGGAATACCAGTTTCATCTGGAAAATGTAAAAGCGAAAGCACTCGTAATTGAGGCGGAGAGCATCTTGTCGAACAGTCCGGCGCGCACCGAAGATGCGCTGGAGCTGCTGCACGAAGCCTCGCGGCTGGACCCACTTAATATAGAAGCGCTGCTCATGCTTGGCGCTGCTTATGCGACGCTTAACCGCTACGATGAAGCGGCCGCATGCGCGCGCGATGCAGTTCGGCTTGAGCCTGAGCATTCCGCAGCCCGGAGACTGTTTGCGGATATGAACCGCCGGAGCCGGACGCTGCGAGCGAAGAGTGGGCGAACTAAACGGAGAAGGAACAGGTGA
- the dapB gene encoding 4-hydroxy-tetrahydrodipicolinate reductase: MKLVSNEQIRVAVVGASGRMGREVVKMVLQDEMLTLAAAVSPSAGPIDAGTLVGLQPCGVTVSSELDAALAEANADVLVDFTVPQAAYANTRTAIAHGVRPIMGTTGFTPEQITELDELCKEKGIGGLIAPNFSIGAILMMHFAAQAAKYMPHVEIIEYHGDQKLDAPSGTSIKTAELIAASRQELRQGNPNEEEIIEGARGGYYNGFRIHSVRLPGVFAQQEVVFGGYGQTLKIRHDSYERAGYMPGVSVACKKVMTYTGLIYGFEHLMD; this comes from the coding sequence GTGAAACTTGTGTCAAATGAACAAATTCGCGTTGCAGTAGTTGGAGCAAGCGGCCGCATGGGCCGAGAAGTTGTGAAGATGGTGTTACAAGACGAAATGCTGACTCTGGCTGCAGCGGTATCACCTTCCGCTGGTCCGATCGATGCAGGCACATTGGTCGGACTCCAGCCATGCGGAGTAACGGTAAGCTCGGAACTCGATGCGGCGCTTGCTGAGGCGAACGCTGACGTGCTGGTCGATTTCACCGTACCTCAAGCCGCATATGCAAATACAAGAACGGCAATTGCTCATGGCGTTCGCCCCATTATGGGGACAACGGGCTTCACGCCGGAGCAAATCACGGAGCTGGACGAGCTATGCAAGGAGAAAGGAATCGGCGGCTTGATTGCTCCGAACTTCTCCATTGGTGCCATCCTAATGATGCACTTCGCGGCGCAAGCTGCCAAATATATGCCTCATGTTGAAATTATTGAGTATCATGGCGATCAGAAGCTTGATGCGCCTTCAGGTACTTCCATTAAGACCGCTGAGCTGATCGCGGCATCGCGTCAGGAACTACGTCAAGGCAACCCGAATGAAGAAGAAATTATCGAGGGCGCACGTGGTGGTTATTATAATGGATTCCGTATACATAGTGTTCGCTTGCCGGGCGTATTTGCGCAGCAAGAAGTCGTGTTCGGCGGATATGGCCAAACACTCAAGATTCGACATGATTCCTATGAGCGTGCCGGATATATGCCGGGCGTAAGTGTTGCATGTAAGAAAGTGATGACTTATACGGGACTTATATATGGATTCGAGCATCTAATGGACTAA
- a CDS encoding methylglyoxal synthase, translated as MNIAFIAHDRKKDEMVNFVTAYEHVFEGHTLYSTGTTGTRIMEQTKLSIHRFMSGPLGGDQQIGALVAQNEMDLIIFLRDPLMAQPHEPDIIALLRLCDVQGIPVATNVATGELLVRALQRGDFAWRELVHKYKPGEN; from the coding sequence ATGAACATCGCGTTTATTGCCCACGATCGAAAGAAAGACGAAATGGTCAATTTCGTAACGGCTTATGAGCATGTGTTTGAAGGACATACCTTGTATTCGACGGGTACGACCGGTACCCGCATTATGGAACAGACGAAGCTGTCTATCCACCGCTTCATGTCAGGGCCGCTAGGCGGCGACCAACAAATCGGTGCACTTGTTGCGCAGAACGAAATGGACCTTATCATTTTCTTGCGCGATCCATTGATGGCACAACCGCATGAGCCGGATATTATTGCCCTGCTTCGCCTCTGCGATGTGCAAGGCATCCCGGTGGCAACGAACGTAGCAACAGGCGAGCTGCTCGTGCGTGCATTGCAGCGCGGCGACTTTGCATGGCGGGAACTCGTCCACAAATATAAGCCAGGTGAAAACTAA
- the bshB1 gene encoding bacillithiol biosynthesis deacetylase BshB1, which yields MSTIDILAFGAHPDDVEIGMGGTIAKHVQAGYKVAICDLTEAEMSSNGTVETRRQEAAEASAVLGLSDRSVLRLPDRGLTGSSEQIAAIVTEIRRVRPRLVFAPYWSDRHPDHVSCSRLIEEAVFNAKLRNYLPELAPVQVEHLYFYYINDQNDVSLITDISEHMETKIRALQAYRSQFAPHAEGEDRVRTPLTDRYIQRVEARDMLLGQTRGFGYGEGFAIRRPHAVTLF from the coding sequence ATGAGCACGATCGATATATTAGCATTTGGCGCGCATCCCGACGATGTTGAGATTGGGATGGGAGGCACGATTGCCAAGCATGTACAAGCCGGCTACAAAGTAGCGATATGTGATTTGACCGAGGCAGAGATGTCCTCGAACGGCACCGTGGAGACGAGGCGGCAGGAAGCCGCTGAAGCTTCCGCGGTGCTTGGTCTATCCGATCGATCGGTATTGAGACTGCCTGACCGAGGGTTAACAGGCTCATCGGAGCAGATTGCTGCGATTGTCACCGAGATTCGCCGTGTTCGTCCGCGTCTCGTGTTCGCTCCATATTGGTCGGATCGTCATCCGGATCATGTCAGCTGCAGCCGCTTGATCGAAGAAGCGGTCTTCAACGCGAAGCTTCGCAATTACTTGCCGGAGCTGGCTCCGGTACAAGTCGAGCATTTGTACTTCTATTACATCAATGACCAGAACGACGTCAGCTTGATTACGGATATTAGCGAGCATATGGAAACGAAGATCCGCGCGCTGCAAGCGTATCGCTCGCAATTCGCGCCGCATGCGGAAGGCGAAGATCGTGTGCGGACACCGCTTACGGATCGTTATATCCAGCGTGTTGAGGCAAGGGACATGCTGCTCGGCCAGACAAGAGGCTTCGGATATGGAGAAGGATTTGCAATTAGGCGTCCACATGCGGTAACTTTATTTTAA
- the bshA gene encoding N-acetyl-alpha-D-glucosaminyl L-malate synthase BshA — MAKRLKIGITCYPTLGGSGVVATELGKLLAEKGHEIHFITHSVPFRLGQFQKNIFYHEVEVNDYYVFRYPPYDLSLASKMAQVAKMQKLDLLHVHYAVPHAVCAYLAKQMVGDELRTVTTLHGTDITVLAQDESLKDLIRMGINKSDAVTAVSNDLIKETRELLDIDKPIELTYNFVDKRVYYPRECSSLRSDFASKDEKILMHISNFRPVKRLNDVVDIFAKVVKEVPSRLLLVGEGPDLPKVQMRINQLGLQDRVHFLGKQDDVAQVISIADVMLLPSEKESFGLVALEAMACGVPTIGSIAGGIPELVTHGETGFLSPIGDTDDMAYNAIKLLRSEGMYAKVREACLNRARKQFCNDLITAEYERIYYKVLGIEADIAVPVCE; from the coding sequence ATGGCTAAACGCTTAAAAATCGGCATTACATGTTATCCGACATTAGGCGGTTCAGGCGTTGTCGCAACGGAGCTGGGGAAGCTTCTTGCTGAGAAGGGGCACGAAATTCATTTTATTACGCACAGCGTGCCGTTCCGATTGGGGCAATTCCAGAAAAATATATTTTACCATGAGGTTGAAGTTAACGATTACTATGTATTCCGTTATCCGCCCTACGACCTTTCATTAGCAAGCAAGATGGCGCAGGTTGCGAAGATGCAGAAGCTCGATCTGCTCCATGTGCATTACGCGGTGCCGCATGCGGTATGTGCGTATTTGGCGAAACAGATGGTCGGCGACGAGCTGCGGACCGTCACGACGCTGCACGGCACGGATATTACGGTGCTGGCTCAGGATGAATCGTTGAAGGATCTCATCCGCATGGGTATTAATAAGAGCGATGCCGTTACGGCCGTTTCGAATGATCTGATTAAAGAAACGCGCGAGCTGCTCGATATTGATAAGCCGATCGAGCTGACGTACAACTTTGTCGATAAACGTGTGTACTATCCGCGCGAATGCAGCTCGCTGCGCAGTGATTTTGCGAGCAAGGATGAGAAGATTCTGATGCACATCTCGAACTTCCGCCCGGTTAAAAGGCTGAACGACGTCGTGGATATATTCGCAAAAGTCGTGAAAGAAGTGCCGAGCCGCCTGCTTCTCGTCGGCGAAGGACCGGATCTGCCGAAGGTACAAATGCGCATTAACCAGCTGGGCTTGCAGGACCGTGTTCATTTCCTTGGCAAGCAGGATGATGTTGCACAGGTGATCTCGATTGCAGATGTCATGCTGCTCCCTTCTGAGAAGGAAAGCTTCGGCCTTGTTGCTCTTGAAGCGATGGCATGCGGCGTTCCGACGATCGGATCAATCGCCGGAGGTATTCCAGAGCTAGTGACACATGGCGAGACCGGTTTCCTGTCTCCGATCGGCGATACGGACGATATGGCGTACAACGCCATTAAGCTGCTTCGCAGCGAAGGAATGTACGCGAAGGTCCGCGAGGCGTGCCTCAATCGCGCGCGCAAACAGTTCTGCAATGATCTGATTACAGCAGAGTACGAGCGAATCTACTACAAGGTGCTCGGAATCGAAGCTGATATTGCTGTGCCTGTTTGTGAATAA